The DNA segment AGGAGTGCCGCACCATTTGTACAGATTTCTGCAATTACAATTGTTGCTTGGTTGTTAGCAACCAGTTGCGCACACTTCTTTCGCAGGCTATAAGTTCATATAATTTCGTTGGCATGACAGGATCGCTTAccaaatattaccaaaatcaTTGTAGCATAATAAATCGTAGCCCATTGTGATCACATAGATAAATAGAATATTCAGCagatttgataaaaattagtttacaATTAAGACAAATGATTGTGAGATAAGCTTAGCAACTACTCAGCTTCCCACGCCTCAACTACGGCTGTCAACATGTTATTCTTAGCagtgataaatgattttgagAATAACATCAACCGAAATAAAAACCATGTTGTAACCAgactaaaatttttgaaaagctTCCTTCTGGATCATTTGaactgagggattcttttgaaaaacagcccgctgaaatcggacgcatctTTTTTacatgtgcctagaaaggtattatGGTTACTAGAAgccatttccaaaaaaaaatcctcgacgTTTGTGTGATTCCTGTGTGATGCTGACCCACATTATGCCTTCCAGCCGGAGAAGTTCTATTAATCAGTTCGTTTGAGTGTTACTTGAAAgacattttgaaacaaaacattGATTTACTAACTAAAATTAAGAACAGCGAAAATAATGGAATTCGAAAGCTCACTTCCGAAGAGGTacggaattttttatatgtgcccagaaAGTTATTCgacctagaagccaaaaccactttcaaaaaaaattcttcgaagacATGCGCTTTTCTTACAGGTGTGTTGTGACATTAGAAAGATAATTCTATGTTGTTTCAGGGCAAATAGAGTCTTACGAAGTTTAACGTGTTGCCGGTTATTGCGACGTGTCAACTTTAGGCataccggaaagtgctaagggagtcaaggaatacctccaaataaatttctaaaaatcatcaatcggtattcctcgactcttTTAGCCACTTTCCGGCATGAATAAGGTGCCTGCTAGAGCATTATATCCTTAttgttaaacatttcaacttcccatatttcatcgtagctgcttctagggtcgaataccttgctgggcacatataaaaaattccactggaaaatgtgtccgattACGGTAtgctatttttgaaaagatagATGATATGCTTCCAAACTAACATCTCTTCAGTAAATAATGATGATTCATAAAACGCACAATATTCACTTCCTGGTGGGGAAGacaaaagaacaaaagaaacgtTAACggcaattttgaaaatttagaacGTCCTCTCTTCTAAGTCGATAAAAGAGCCACTAGTAAATTCTGCTGCCActgccttcgtgatcaactcagaggtaTCTTTCAGAACCGATATTACTCAGGGCCTCTTCAGGGATTGGCATTCATAACACATCccgaatttttcaaattgccCGGTCAAAATAACACCAAATTATGACAGGATAGGTGGCGCATAATTGCGTCAGTGAAATGTTTTCTATTGCGTGGCAACACTATTTACAAAATGCTACACATATACCATGACGATTACATGCCAtgtacaaaatgtacatgTGCTATGGAAGTAGATGAGTGTGTATAGGTGTGTTACCATGTTCATCATGTACACAAATAATGTCGTAGGCCAGCCATTTCTTTTTCTAGGTTATGTTCCATGTTGTCGCCGTATTTCCATGTACGTTGTCATGTACACATTCATGTACGTTGTCATGTACACATTCATGTACGGTGTCATGTACACATTCATGTACGATAAATCATGTACACATACGTTTCGTCATGGCATGTATTTTaacaagataaaaaaaaatcatcagaatCAACAATAGCCATTTACGGTTCAttgagaaaacgttttttcattcataatttcaattcaatttattgtaacGTACAAAGTAAATAATAATGTTAGTACATGGCATGACATGTTTAACAATTGTGTACACCGTTAGCACATTATCTCTTAGAGACGGTATATTATGTACATAAGAGTCAGCTGAccaatgtaaacaaaaacaattggaACAGCTGTTATTACGATGCGGGAGAGTGTGAGGTGTGGatagaaaatatataaatgtaaacaaatcataaaaatgttgttgtgaaattttgaattgtcaCATAAAATCTGCTGTGGTTGAAATTTAGGTGCTGTTTTTCAGTTCATCAAATTGATCgtatttcggtttttttgcAGCTAAATGTTCGGCATTATCTTCATTTTTTCGCCTGAACTCTATCCGCGCTCCATTTGTCTTTTCCCTgtcggttgaatttttttcgggCGACGATGCTCCAGCACTAGTACCATCTTCACACTGAAAATGGACCACAGTGTTAGTTTCAACTCGAATAAAGCACAATATTTCACCATCGCTCACGCTCATTACCTCTTCCTCATCAATTTCCTCTTCTTCGAATTCAGCCATATCGTCTGCTTCGTTATACACGTCTTCTGTTTCAATAAGCTCacctttttttttgggttgaaATCAAAACGTTAAAAATGAACTGCACTCAAAGCAATTACCACGTCAACTCACCATTTAGTGTCGGCAATGGAATATCTGTTAATGGTAAATTGTCAGGATTGTATTTGCCTACGAGCTTCTTCAGTAGATTGGATATATCTTCGCGCTTCCGTGTGACGATGATGCCGTCGAACCAATTCGATAATTGCTTATTCATAGCTGGCAAACGATAATCTTTGATAGGACTCTgtgacaaaatataaaatgggAGAAAATTTAATCCCATGAATCGGCTGTTTTTATGTAAGTTCAAGAAGCAGAGGAaagatatttttataatttgggGAGTTAACACTACAATTGACTTCTTGTCGGATGCACTTGCATACGACTTCTAATCCACAtgagcaaaacaaaaattctcacCATAAAAAAATGCTCCACATACTGCAACAGATACAATCCGCAATCcgtgaaattgttttgttgtgGAACCTTAACCGTATAGTTTGGCATATTATCTTTATTGAATGCTCGACCATTGGAATCACCAACTTTTGTTCGATATTCGCACGTTAAATAGTCACGTAATGTTGCTACAACACGTGTTCTGGATGTGCCAGCCAGCGAgtcaaatattaaaatgcaGGGCCTGCaacgaaatgaattttgtttagcATTGCGTTGACTTGTGATTGATTCAACTGTGATTTCTTACTGTTTAATGTTTTGCAATGAGGGATCCACTTCGTCCTCTTCTTCATCACTGGGTGCATCACTTTCGTCACCTTCAGCCTCATCTTTTTCACTCTCATCGCCCAAATAAATGGAATCTTGCTCGCGTTTCGACACTGGCGTAATTGTCGTATTACCAATTTGCAATGTGACATTTTTCCGGTCAGCCACCTTTTTCTTTACATACTTGACTGGTTTGACGGGTTGCATAGTATCGTATGTGACCGGACCAGACAGGCCCGGGAAGCATATTATCGCTAAAAACCAATGCTGTTGCTCGTTGATTGGTATGATGATGTAGTCCTTTTCAAATATATTGACGCCTTTCGTCCACTTTTCCACCCGTGAATGACGTCGTTGAGCTGCACTCATTCGAACATCGGTCTGTGTTTTTCTGGTTTGCATTGTGGTCAAGCGCTTGTAGAAAAATTGACTAAACATATGGGTTTGAGAGCGTTGTTCACTAGTCAGCAGCTCTTCTTGTAGGTATCTAAGGTAGAAGTCTATGATCACGTCGTTCAAATATTGATCGATAGCTAAGCATTCGTAGTCTTCTGTATTTATTGAGATTCCACGCGGTGCTTCATGAGGTGGaggataaattaaaatttgtcgTACGCCAGCACTAGAACGGAGAGAAATTGAAGGAGTTAGTTAATTCGTCGGTTCATTTTTGTCCTTTCAATGATACGTTCGTCTAcacatgaaattgaattacaaGTTCAACGAAGGAACCTACCTGCTATTTGGATTcgaatcatttttgactaaCTGATTATTCGGTGTACTTCTCTCCAGCAATTTGGCAGCATCGGCTTGATTTATTTCATCGATGATTTGatttgtaaaaattgattttatcgtTGCTTTGGCCTCTTCGGCAAGGTTATCCACTTGTAAAATGATTCGTTTGTTGTAATCAGATGTACCCGATGGATCAAAGTAAATTTCGCTGGACCGAACCATTTCCAGACCCTCACGAACGTATGTACCACAGCCTTTTGTCGtccaaataaacaaaatagcCGAATTGCTAAAATTGCAGGCAATCTTAATGATTTCACACTTTTGAATGTCCAATATGACGTTTTCATTTTCGCGCTTCGTATTCGGTGCAATAATGCGCATTCCAAGTGATGAAACAACCACTTTTTCCTTCGGTGTGAATCTGTACGATCCGATACGAATTGATTTCACGCTAAAAGATGTGCTGATCTTGTCCACCGCATTCTGGGTGTCCGTAatttttttgcgaacaaaatcTGAAATGATCGGAAAAAAGAAAACCATTGGCAAGGGAATTGATACGAAACAATGACAGTGCGAATGATCGAATCGAATACATTCCATCACATCGACGAAAGTGTGTCcaaaagagagaaaattttATCCATTGCATGGATCGAAAGACAATGTGCGAAAACATAACTTTGCGTAATGTTTTCGTCAATATTCGCTTTGTCCGTACGTTAGCCGTCGTGATAGTCAATTTTTCCACACTAACCCATGTTCATTTTGCTTGTCAGTGCTTCAAATAGTaaactatttttaattaatgcaATAATCAAAACTTAATAAATCTCAACAATCGTTTTCTGGATCGCCTTTTAGGTTAAATGTCTTtttcaacatacaaaaattttgctcCTGTCGTTCAAAAGAATTCGTTCAGTGTCGGCAACTGAAAGATAATTGATGACGCTCATAGGTGTTGCCATATTTGACATTTTGGcgcaaaagttttgttttcttcggagaaaattttattcattttaagtatagtttccacttaaaaagagcactccgtttagcctccgtctacatgacagttgtaaaatagaacaaaagaactgtcacgcaaacggagtggaaattgaatttatttcaattttttactccgtttacgtgacagttcctttgttctattttacaactgtcatgtaaacggaggctaaactaagtgctctttttaaagtggaaactatacatTACTCTGCACATACGATTCTCATTTCcgcaaaaaatggtttttccgtTACAAAACCGTGTGTCGTAAAGGCCTAATTCAAGTTGCTGTTTTAATAGTTTCGCTTTTGTTATTGTTACTaaaggccgaaaacacactaGCAATTTCAACTCAATGGGATTGACAATTACGCTGCGTTTTCTATTGTAATCGATATTCACCACATAACAtgctaaacaatggaaaacgcagcataactGTCGATCCATTAATGCAAAAATGAGTAAATTGAGTAAGTGTCGAATTGAGTAAACTCATTCCTCAAATTCTTTTAATTCGAACAACTTTCTTTGATGTTCATTAATTTACGAGTCCTGGAAAGTCCAGATAACGATTATTGACAGTGACGACGAAAAGAGACGATGAACATCGGTCGAAATGTTGTGGTCGTATGCAACAGATTGTATGCCAAGAATTTTGAATCTTGAGAAGACTTGGATGAAAAATCtcagaaattttgttatttgattCGACATTAGTTTAGGGGTAGTGATTAGGAAAGTAACGGTAAAATTGGTGGTGACGCAACCCATAGATATGCTAAATCTTATAGGTGAGCacagaataaatttttggttcaataaaaaatttggcaTTTTATAGCTTTACACGAACTTCTGTAATAACAGCCGAAAATTggttcttttaaaaatttgtgaatcATCCAGTTAAACTTCTTTAGTGGTATTGGGTGGTCGGAAAAACATCTGTCCTTCTTCAATGGTTTTAACTGAACATATTGTCATATAGCTTGATGGTCTGagcaaatcaaaaatgtttgcaaGACTAAGGCGGaaagcaattttgcgttgatggtaTCGACAATTATACTGCGTTTTCCATTATAAttcgatattcaccacaggctaaacaatggaaaacgcagcataattgtcgaacCCATAAACGCAAAGTTGATCGTCTGTTTTCGGCCtaacgaagagaaaaatcaaaagaaatgtttAGTGTAAGTAATTGTGGGCAATATTCtgagaaaagaaatttgcggccaagcagtttttgcaGTGAAAATCATACACTTCGTACAAATTTAGGCATATCgacaaaacaattcaaaatatttgatttatgtACTTATGTACTTATACTCCATCGAGGGGCAGATAATCGTGTGTTTTGAGTAGAAAATGATCAAAGGATTTTCAAGGAATCGAAAGATTGTTTTATTGATTTCCTAGGACTTTCAAGCATTCTACACGATTCGTAAGTACTCTCCTTTagttttcaagaattttctcaATATTTAAAGGATTTTAATGGAAATCTTTTAAcgaaaggattttcttttgagtgcaaaataattttctgtgaTTATCTGTCCCTCGCTCTCTATCATGAAACTGACTACCATTAACGCTCAAGTCCTAAGCTTGAACCACtccaaatttgtatttaaaaaaaatgaatttgctaCTGACTCACCTTGCACAACCACATTGATTTCTTCCGGTTTCGGTTCAAATGACATCGGTTTTCCAGCGGAACTAGTCTCCGTCTATCAAAGAGAGAAATAATTTAGATTTTTCGAAAAGACCCATCACGTCAAGCGTTTTTTACCTTCTTATCATCTTCCTCATCGTCACTGATCAAAGTCAATATAACCGGTTCTTCAACTTTCGGCTTTGGGCGACCACGACCCCTTCCAGCTGTCATGCCACCGCGCCCTCGACCGGCAAATGGAGTCCttgcaaatgatttttatttaaattttattttttcacttcGGCACAAAGGTATATAGTGGCATCGTGAACGTTAGGTTATACTCACTTTATTTCCGCTATTGTAATCTGATGTTTCTTCTGTACCAATTCAATGTCACGTTTTTGCTTCTCGGTGACGACTAACGTTGGTACAGGATTCGGTTTAGCTTTAGTCGGTGCAGTATTCGACTGATCAGTGCCAGCTGATGCAATTTTCTTTACTTCATCTTTGAACAGCACTTTACACCTAAACGTTTTGGAATTTCAGAATTAGAAACTTTAAATGGGTCAGTTGTGGCGAAAAATTCTAACCGTTGACAGCGATAGTGATCAATGCTGCATAGACCACAATTGGGGCAAACGGCTAAAAATCCAGGCACTAATTTCGGTGGCGGAGATTTAGACTGTTCAGGAGACTTCTGTTTTGCTACAACTGCTTGTGGAGCTTCAACGACCTTAGGATGCGTGACAGTCTTCTGCTGTTGCATTTGTTGCAatatttgttgttgctgtAACTAAAAACAGTAAAAGAATCAGTAATGCATGGAAATGCCTATGGTTGAGGGTAACATTAACAACGTTGAAATTATGTAGCACCGTCAGTGTTACTTAcatgctgctgctgttgttgttgctgtaaTTGCTGCTGTtgaagttgttgttgttgttgctgctgctgttgcaattgttgttgttgttgtaactGATGTTGTTgctgaaaaaatttccaatttattgtCTTAAAAGATTTCTCAAATTGTGACtacgagagagagagagatggACTCGGAAAATGAAGAGGACATTGAGCAGAGTGAAAGGGCTCAAATTCCAATTTACAAGACATCAACGTGATCGGCGAATTTAACATTTCCCTACAGGAAGTTATTGTCTTGGGTTAAAACTTACTTGTTGTTGCTGCAGTTGCATTTGCTGATGTTTTAACTGGAGAGTATTCTCAGCAGCCGATATTATTTCGCTCGGAGTGCCACTGCAAGTCACTCCAACTGTAACCAAATAGTCGATACTAACTCCAGGGTTAGTTACGCATTCAATGTTTGTATGATCGGTGAATGGTACACCAACTTGCTCCAGTAGCTCTTGAACGGTACAACTTTCCTTCGGAAGCGTAAATGTAATCAGTCTTTGTTCACCACTCTGTAAAACGACCAACATCTTCGCACTTTCACGCGCTTCGCTTTCAATGATATGTTGAGATTGATCGGATTGATTTTGTAGTTGCAGCTGTTGTTGATTGACGGGTGGCCTATATTGCTTTTTGTACGAACCTCTAGCCTGTCCGGCACCACCCCGTGCAGCGCCACGACCACGAATACTGTTTCCTCTGATCATTGCTGGACCGTTTGGAGTCTGATTCATATTTTGCAACTGTTGTTGCGGTTGCATTTGATATTGATTGTCCTGTATTTTACGTTTGTATTCGGTCAGCGGCATACTCTCACCTGTACGCAATGTTACCACTTTACGAGAATCGTCTAACGATGGATTGTGGAGATACGGTTGTTGAATCTGAGTATTGATTGGCCTTTGATTCTgatagttttgtttttggcATGTCTGGATGTTTGATGGCTGCGCCTGAAtgataaattgatttgaaCCAACATTTTGAGCAGGTGCTGGTGGTGGTTCAGGCGgtgttttatgaattttggCAGCAGTTATGCTGTTTTCCAAATCGTCCAATTCATTTATGTCAGTCGAAGTACTTGACGATTTAGTTTCCGTAACGTACTGTGGTTTTATGCTGCTTTGAATGGTCGCTACTTTTGGCTGAACATTTATTGCCTTTTTCGTCACTGCAATTGATGGTGCATTTGGCGTTGCCATTCTTGTAGTTACCGTGCCAATGCGCTGGAGAGCCGGAGTTGTAAATCGCTGCTGTTGCTGCTGTATCTGATTTTGTGGTCGATATTGGTGCTGAGGTCTAATGGGGTGAATATTTTGAACTATACGTTGAGTTTGTTGTCCTGCTGCATTGGTTTGCCGTATTAGTCCGGCATTCACTTGACGTGGCTGTTAATTGGAGAATTTAATGTTAATGAAAAGAAAGTTTGCCGGCTGTGAACTGGCTATGGTTGTGTTACACTTACGCGCACTTGTGATTGAGTGACCATCCGCGGTGTCTGTTGAATGTTAGTGGTAAGTCGCGGACGAGTGGCCCTTACTCGTGGCATTGGATTCGACTGAACGGTTGTAACATGCTGCGGTGCGACTAGCCGCGGAACGGACTTTTGAATGGGTTGACCCATTTGAAGAATTCGTTGTGGTTGCTGTTGTGGCTGGTCAATAATAGGCACTGTTCTCATTTGCACATCTATAATAACAAGTAACGGTTGAGCCTCTCGAACTGCATTTACTGAACAATCAAAAAACTTACTTTGCTGTGGAACAGTTTGATAAACGCGCTTCTGCGTATGACTGTAGACCGTATATGGTTGTCGTACAACAGTTTGCTGAGGCGGACTAATTACAATCGGTTGCGATTGGTGCATCGCTTGTTGGTTCATGGCCTGTTGATGAGTCGGAAGATTTTGCTGCACAATGACATGATGCTGAGATGGCTGTGGCGGTGGCGAATGTTCAAcaataatttgttgttgtgACTGGGGTGCTGTTTGATAATGCATAACCATTTGCTGTTGAACGGTTTCGTTTTGAATATGTTGAGACGGTTCGATTAGAGCCGCTTGAAGATTATGTTGAACTTCGTTAATTTGTTGTTGATTCATGTCGATGGAGTCGGTAGcgaaaaaaatctgtaaaggGAAATGAATGTAGAATAATCGTTGTGCGGCATACGATCACAAAACCGGTGCTAGCAAGCTAGCCAGACAAATTACAATTGAACAAAAACAGAACAGAAAATCGACATTCTTTTCCGCTTTATTCTTCCCAAAAAATTTCGGCTACTGCAACCAATATAAATGGACGTAATTATCCTATTCCAGTTACATACCTGGCCAGCATGACTGGCGAAGCTTCCGTCAGTTTGAATATCCTCTTCCTGAATTATGTACTGTTGCGCGATTTGGTTATGCTGTTGAGGCTGTTGATAAATTATACTTCCATCGTTTAAAACTAGCTGTTCTTGTGAGCCTAACTGAATCACTGGTGAATCTCCCATAACTAATTGACAATTGTCGAAATTTAAATTCGGACAGACCCTCTTCAGTTCGTCAATGTCCATCACTTGATAGTATTGATGGTTCGCCATCGTCAACTAGAATGTTTAGTAATAATCCTTTTTATGTTTGTAAATTATGAGGAAAACCTTTCGAAAACAGTAGCATTAAACACTAACACTTAGCAACACACACGTAATGTACACTTAAGAATTTGCAATCCAATTCAAAAAGTTTATTCATGTCAAAACACCAACAACAATAATGTGAAGATATGTAATAATGCAGTCCGACAGCGATGACATTTTAACAAATCGAATTGTCTTGATTTTCACATTGTTCCATTGTGTCTACTCACCAGTACGGTctatattgaaattttaactaaataaaataatcgaaaatcaCAATTTAAAAAGAGATATTGCAGTAGACTAATATAGAAATTTAAGTTTTAGGCTTCACACACTTTTTTGTTTGAGAAAAATTTTCGCCATCTTTGGGAAACTAGATACCACTGTACACCACTAACAGTTAGAGGCGTTAGAGGTGCATTAGTTGGTGACACTTCGAACGCACCAGTATATTTCTCGGTTTTGTTAGGTTGAAATTCcatatacaaaatgtttgataccagacaaaacatatttttgacaGTCAGGCTTGTATGAACATCCAACATAATAGCAAGAAAACAATTGGATTTTCATGCAAACCTGACTGtcagattgtggaaattgctATCGTCCCTACCGAAAAAATCAGTgatggcactgccttcgagtcggtcttttgagatacgaaatttaaaaatcaaaacaactttcgatcacattgtccatgaaaatattgtttggtG comes from the Bradysia coprophila strain Holo2 unplaced genomic scaffold, BU_Bcop_v1 contig_358, whole genome shotgun sequence genome and includes:
- the LOC119081210 gene encoding uncharacterized protein LOC119081210; this encodes MANHQYYQVMDIDELKRVCPNLNFDNCQLVMGDSPVIQLGSQEQLVLNDGSIIYQQPQQHNQIAQQYIIQEEDIQTDGSFASHAGQIFFATDSIDMNQQQINEVQHNLQAALIEPSQHIQNETVQQQMVMHYQTAPQSQQQIIVEHSPPPQPSQHHVIVQQNLPTHQQAMNQQAMHQSQPIVISPPQQTVVRQPYTVYSHTQKRVYQTVPQQNVQMRTVPIIDQPQQQPQRILQMGQPIQKSVPRLVAPQHVTTVQSNPMPRVRATRPRLTTNIQQTPRMVTQSQVRPRQVNAGLIRQTNAAGQQTQRIVQNIHPIRPQHQYRPQNQIQQQQQRFTTPALQRIGTVTTRMATPNAPSIAVTKKAINVQPKVATIQSSIKPQYVTETKSSSTSTDINELDDLENSITAAKIHKTPPEPPPAPAQNVGSNQFIIQAQPSNIQTCQKQNYQNQRPINTQIQQPYLHNPSLDDSRKVVTLRTGESMPLTEYKRKIQDNQYQMQPQQQLQNMNQTPNGPAMIRGNSIRGRGAARGGAGQARGSYKKQYRPPVNQQQLQLQNQSDQSQHIIESEARESAKMLVVLQSGEQRLITFTLPKESCTVQELLEQVGVPFTDHTNIECVTNPGVSIDYLVTVGVTCSGTPSEIISAAENTLQLKHQQMQLQQQQQQHQLQQQQQLQQQQQQQQQLQQQQLQQQQQQQHLQQQQILQQMQQQKTVTHPKVVEAPQAVVAKQKSPEQSKSPPPKLVPGFLAVCPNCGLCSIDHYRCQRCKVLFKDEVKKIASAGTDQSNTAPTKAKPNPVPTLVVTEKQKRDIELVQKKHQITIAEIKTPFAGRGRGGMTAGRGRGRPKPKVEEPVILTLISDDEEDDKKTETSSAGKPMSFEPKPEEINVVVQDFVRKKITDTQNAVDKISTSFSVKSIRIGSYRFTPKEKVVVSSLGMRIIAPNTKRENENVILDIQKCEIIKIACNFSNSAILFIWTTKGCGTYVREGLEMVRSSEIYFDPSGTSDYNKRIILQVDNLAEEAKATIKSIFTNQIIDEINQADAAKLLERSTPNNQLVKNDSNPNSSAGVRQILIYPPPHEAPRGISINTEDYECLAIDQYLNDVIIDFYLRYLQEELLTSEQRSQTHMFSQFFYKRLTTMQTRKTQTDVRMSAAQRRHSRVEKWTKGVNIFEKDYIIIPINEQQHWFLAIICFPGLSGPVTYDTMQPVKPVKYVKKKVADRKNVTLQIGNTTITPVSKREQDSIYLGDESEKDEAEGDESDAPSDEEEDEVDPSLQNIKQPCILIFDSLAGTSRTRVVATLRDYLTCEYRTKVGDSNGRAFNKDNMPNYTVKVPQQNNFTDCGLYLLQYVEHFFMSPIKDYRLPAMNKQLSNWFDGIIVTRKREDISNLLKKLVGKYNPDNLPLTDIPLPTLNGELIETEDVYNEADDMAEFEEEEIDEEECEDGTSAGASSPEKNSTDREKTNGARIEFRRKNEDNAEHLAAKKPKYDQFDELKNST